From a region of the Deinococcus terrestris genome:
- the scpA gene encoding methylmalonyl-CoA mutase: MTAPTDLSAWKALAQKDLRGAEPETLNRATPEGLILKPLYTAADTQGLPTDTLPGLPPFIRGPRATMYAARPWTIRQYAGFSTAEESNAFYRRNLAAGQKGLSVAFDLATHRGYDSDHPRVVGDVGKAGVAIDSVEDMKILFDGIPLAEMSVSMTMNGAVLPVLAAFIVAGEEQGVPRAGLSGTIQNDILKEFMVRNTYIYPPTPSMRVVADIIAYTAREMPKFNSISISGYHLQEAGANAALELAYTLADGLEYVRAALAKGLSVDEFAPRLSFFFAIGMNFYTEVAKLRAARLLWSEIMGQFGPTNPMSRALRTHCQTSGWSLTEQDPYNNVVRTAVEAMAAVFGGTQSLHTNAFDEAIGLPTDFSARIARNTQLIIQEETGIPHVVDPWGGSYLMERLTHDLADKARELMREVEELGGMAKAIESGVPKLRIEESAARKQARIDRGEDVIVGVNKYRPTVETHVDVLDIDNAAVRGSQLARLERVKAERDGEAVRAALAALEDAARTGEGNLLALSVEAMRARATVGEVSDALERVWGRHQAEVRTLSGVYAQGYEGDEGFAALQGEIEAFAEAEGRRPRILVVKMGQDGHDRGAKVIATGFADLGFDVDVGPLFQTPEEAARQAVENDVHVIGVSSQAAGHKTLIPQLIAALREQGAGDILVVAGGVIPQQDYAELRAAGVAGIFGPGTPILHSAREVLGLLRGREEQPVAGSART; this comes from the coding sequence ATGACCGCACCCACCGACCTCTCCGCCTGGAAGGCCCTCGCGCAAAAGGACCTGCGCGGCGCTGAGCCGGAGACCTTGAACCGCGCCACGCCGGAAGGCCTGATCCTCAAGCCGCTGTACACCGCCGCCGACACGCAGGGCCTGCCCACCGACACGCTGCCCGGCCTGCCCCCTTTTATCCGGGGTCCCCGCGCCACCATGTACGCGGCCCGTCCCTGGACCATCCGGCAGTACGCGGGCTTCTCCACCGCCGAGGAATCCAACGCCTTCTACCGCCGCAACCTCGCCGCCGGGCAAAAGGGCCTCAGCGTTGCCTTCGACCTCGCCACCCACCGGGGCTACGACTCCGACCACCCGCGCGTGGTGGGCGACGTGGGCAAGGCGGGCGTAGCGATTGACAGCGTCGAGGACATGAAAATCCTCTTCGACGGCATTCCGCTGGCGGAAATGTCGGTGTCCATGACCATGAACGGCGCCGTGCTGCCCGTGCTGGCCGCCTTTATCGTGGCGGGCGAGGAGCAGGGCGTGCCCCGTGCCGGGCTTTCGGGCACCATCCAGAACGACATTCTCAAAGAGTTCATGGTGCGGAACACCTACATTTACCCGCCCACCCCGTCCATGCGGGTGGTGGCCGACATCATCGCGTACACGGCGCGGGAGATGCCGAAGTTCAACTCCATCTCGATCTCCGGCTATCACCTTCAGGAGGCCGGGGCGAACGCCGCGCTGGAACTGGCCTACACGCTGGCGGACGGGCTGGAATACGTGCGGGCGGCGCTGGCAAAAGGCCTCAGCGTGGACGAGTTCGCGCCCCGGCTCTCCTTTTTCTTCGCCATCGGCATGAACTTCTACACCGAGGTCGCCAAGCTGCGGGCCGCCCGGCTGCTGTGGTCGGAGATCATGGGGCAGTTCGGGCCGACAAACCCGATGAGCCGCGCCCTGCGGACCCACTGCCAGACTTCGGGGTGGAGCCTCACCGAGCAGGACCCCTACAACAACGTGGTCCGCACGGCGGTGGAGGCGATGGCGGCGGTCTTCGGCGGTACCCAGAGCCTGCACACCAACGCCTTTGACGAGGCCATCGGCCTGCCCACCGACTTCTCGGCCCGCATCGCGCGGAACACGCAGCTCATCATTCAGGAGGAGACGGGCATTCCGCACGTCGTGGACCCCTGGGGCGGCTCGTACCTGATGGAGCGGCTGACCCATGACTTGGCCGACAAGGCCCGCGAGCTGATGCGCGAGGTCGAGGAACTCGGCGGGATGGCAAAGGCCATCGAGTCGGGCGTGCCCAAGCTGCGGATCGAGGAGTCGGCGGCCCGCAAGCAGGCCCGCATCGACCGGGGCGAGGACGTGATCGTGGGCGTGAACAAGTACCGCCCAACCGTCGAGACGCATGTGGACGTGCTGGACATCGACAACGCCGCCGTGCGTGGGTCGCAGCTTGCCCGGCTGGAGCGCGTCAAGGCGGAGCGCGACGGCGAAGCGGTGCGGGCCGCCCTCGCCGCGCTGGAGGACGCCGCCCGCACGGGCGAGGGCAACCTGCTGGCCCTCAGCGTGGAGGCGATGCGTGCCCGCGCCACCGTGGGCGAGGTCAGCGACGCGCTGGAGCGGGTCTGGGGCCGCCACCAGGCCGAGGTCCGTACCCTCTCCGGCGTCTACGCGCAGGGCTACGAGGGGGACGAGGGCTTCGCGGCCCTGCAAGGCGAGATCGAAGCCTTCGCGGAAGCCGAGGGCCGCCGCCCCCGAATCCTCGTGGTCAAGATGGGCCAGGACGGGCACGACCGGGGCGCGAAGGTCATCGCCACGGGCTTTGCTGACCTGGGCTTCGACGTGGATGTCGGTCCCCTCTTCCAGACGCCGGAGGAAGCCGCGCGGCAGGCGGTGGAAAACGACGTGCATGTCATCGGGGTGAGCAGCCAGGCGGCCGGGCACAAGACCTTGATTCCGCAACTCATCGCGGCGCTGCGGGAGCAGGGCGCCGGGGACATCCTCGTCGTGGCGGGCGGCGTGATTCCTCAGCAGGATTACGCCGAGCTACGGGCGGCGGGGGTAGCAGGCATCTTCGGGCCGGGGACGCCCATCCTGCATTCGGCGCGGGAGGTGCTGGGGCTGCTGCGGGGGCGGGAGGAGCAACCCGTCGCGGGGTCGGCCCGTACCTGA
- the meaB gene encoding methylmalonyl Co-A mutase-associated GTPase MeaB, whose translation MPEHPLAAPLLAGDRRALARAITLTESTRPDHEAQAQALLSELLPHTGRSIRVGLTGVPGVGKSTLIEALGLHLTDGGHRVAVLAVDPSSARTGGSIMGDKTRMPRLTVHPHAYIRPSPSRGTLGGVARRTREAILLCEAAGYDVVLVETVGVGQSETQVAAMTDLFVLLTLPNAGDELQGIKRGIMELADLCVVNKADTDPKAATRAQTELTAALRLLTPRGASWRPHALQASAATGAGIPELWAAVGAYRETVDIPARRREQTGAWFDDLLLEAAWRAFQAGVDPVRLRELRGEVLAGRLTPVQGVRAALGERLTARQV comes from the coding sequence ATGCCTGAGCATCCCCTCGCCGCTCCCCTCCTCGCGGGCGACCGCCGCGCCCTGGCCCGCGCGATCACCCTGACCGAATCCACCCGGCCAGACCATGAGGCGCAGGCTCAGGCGCTCCTCTCCGAACTGCTGCCGCACACCGGGCGCTCCATCCGGGTGGGCCTGACCGGGGTGCCGGGGGTGGGCAAGAGCACGCTGATCGAGGCCCTGGGGCTGCACCTGACGGACGGGGGGCACCGGGTCGCCGTTCTCGCGGTGGACCCCTCCAGCGCCCGCACGGGCGGCTCCATCATGGGCGACAAGACCCGGATGCCCCGGCTCACCGTTCACCCGCACGCCTATATCCGCCCCAGCCCCAGCCGGGGCACCCTGGGGGGCGTGGCCCGGCGCACCCGCGAGGCGATCCTGCTGTGCGAGGCCGCCGGATACGACGTGGTGCTTGTCGAGACGGTGGGCGTGGGCCAGAGCGAGACGCAGGTCGCCGCGATGACTGACCTGTTTGTATTGCTGACGCTGCCCAACGCCGGGGACGAGCTTCAGGGCATCAAGCGCGGAATCATGGAACTCGCCGACCTGTGCGTGGTGAACAAGGCGGACACGGACCCCAAAGCCGCCACCCGTGCCCAGACGGAGCTGACGGCGGCCCTGAGGCTGCTGACCCCGCGCGGTGCCTCCTGGCGGCCCCATGCCCTGCAAGCGTCGGCGGCGACGGGCGCGGGTATTCCCGAGTTGTGGGCGGCGGTGGGAGCGTACCGGGAGACGGTGGACATCCCCGCGAGGCGCCGCGAGCAGACGGGCGCGTGGTTTGACGACCTGCTGCTCGAGGCGGCGTGGCGGGCGTTTCAGGCAGGGGTGGACCCGGTGCGGCTGCGCGAGCTTCGGGGGGAGGTGCTGGCAGGGCGGTTGACGCCGGTGCAGGGGGTGAGGGCGGCGTTGGGAGAGCGTCTCACCGCACGGCAGGTGTGA
- a CDS encoding carbon-nitrogen hydrolase family protein: MKAALVVFPTAPDLAGNLGRIEAAVQDAALAGASLAVFAETALTGWAHTGRDADTDRPLALEVRGPELVRLREVAYRYGIWLAFGLLERDGDALYDAALLLDPQGETRLHFRRLSPGWRWPDAGPAYREGTAVPTAPTPFGRVAFLLCGDAFSPEAVALARAAQPDLLLLPFARGFDEDAPDAVAWQDEPQVYAEALAGAAPVTLAVNSLGAGMVGGAFVLKRGRVAARWPIQTPGLLLHDLNPEA, translated from the coding sequence GTGAAGGCCGCGCTAGTCGTTTTCCCAACCGCCCCTGATCTGGCAGGGAATCTGGGCCGGATAGAGGCGGCGGTCCAGGACGCGGCCCTGGCGGGGGCCAGCCTCGCCGTCTTCGCGGAAACGGCCCTGACAGGCTGGGCGCACACCGGGCGCGACGCCGACACGGACCGCCCTCTTGCGTTGGAGGTGCGTGGTCCGGAGCTTGTCCGGCTCCGTGAGGTGGCCTACAGATACGGAATATGGTTGGCGTTCGGACTGCTGGAGCGGGACGGAGACGCCCTGTACGACGCGGCGCTCCTGCTGGACCCGCAGGGCGAGACGCGGCTGCACTTCCGCCGCCTCAGCCCCGGCTGGCGCTGGCCGGACGCTGGTCCGGCTTACCGGGAGGGGACGGCCGTGCCCACCGCGCCGACGCCCTTTGGCCGGGTCGCCTTCTTGCTGTGCGGCGACGCCTTCTCGCCGGAAGCCGTCGCCCTGGCACGGGCGGCCCAACCGGACCTGTTGCTGCTTCCCTTCGCCCGTGGATTTGACGAGGACGCGCCCGACGCAGTGGCCTGGCAAGACGAACCGCAGGTGTACGCCGAAGCCCTCGCCGGGGCCGCCCCCGTCACCCTGGCCGTGAATAGCCTGGGGGCGGGAATGGTCGGTGGGGCGTTCGTGCTGAAGCGCGGGCGTGTCGCGGCACGGTGGCCCATCCAAACCCCCGGCCTGCTGCTGCACGACCTGAATCCGGAAGCATGA
- a CDS encoding ferritin-like domain-containing protein has protein sequence MTHDDTAAAPAPLNRRAALGTLGKFGLGAAAFGLAGGSVLAAPAKNIDVDVLNFALNLEYLEAAFYLAAVGRINELRAIGGGAEIRLPASLDRTRGMQFRDSNVQALARSIAEDEFQHVKFLYGALGKAAAPRPVLDLSGAFDAAGQAASGGAIKGFNPYANDLFFLHGAFIFEDVGVTAYTGAAPLITNPAYLQAAAGILAVEAYHGGAVRSMLYGQRQVSAAAGLYVGQVVQAISNLRGKVGGGKDAGLSDARGNAVFAPAGAGAVGYGRSTREVLNIVYLAPGARRGGFYPNGLNGSIK, from the coding sequence ATGACCCACGACGACACTGCTGCTGCCCCCGCCCCCCTGAACCGCCGCGCCGCCCTGGGCACCCTGGGCAAATTCGGCCTGGGTGCCGCCGCCTTCGGCCTCGCGGGAGGCTCGGTGCTGGCCGCGCCCGCGAAGAACATTGACGTGGATGTGCTCAACTTCGCGCTCAATCTGGAATACCTGGAAGCCGCCTTCTACCTCGCCGCCGTGGGCCGCATTAACGAGCTGCGGGCCATCGGGGGCGGCGCCGAGATCCGGCTGCCCGCCAGCCTGGACCGCACGCGCGGGATGCAGTTCCGGGACAGCAACGTGCAGGCCCTGGCCCGCTCCATTGCGGAAGACGAGTTCCAGCACGTCAAGTTCCTGTATGGGGCACTGGGCAAGGCCGCCGCGCCGCGTCCGGTGCTGGACCTCTCGGGAGCGTTTGACGCGGCGGGCCAGGCGGCCAGCGGTGGGGCAATCAAGGGCTTTAACCCCTACGCGAACGACCTGTTCTTCCTCCACGGCGCCTTTATCTTCGAGGATGTGGGCGTGACGGCCTACACGGGCGCGGCCCCGCTCATCACCAACCCGGCCTACCTTCAGGCGGCGGCGGGCATCCTGGCGGTGGAGGCCTACCACGGCGGTGCGGTGCGCTCCATGCTGTACGGGCAGCGGCAGGTCAGCGCGGCGGCGGGGCTGTACGTGGGGCAGGTCGTGCAGGCGATCAGCAATCTGCGCGGCAAGGTGGGCGGCGGCAAGGACGCGGGCCTCAGCGACGCGCGGGGCAACGCCGTCTTCGCCCCCGCGGGCGCCGGAGCGGTGGGCTACGGCCGCAGCACCCGCGAGGTGCTGAATATCGTGTACCTGGCCCCCGGAGCGCGGCGCGGCGGGTTCTACCCCAACGGGTTGAACGGCAGCATCAAGTAA